In the genome of Vallitalea longa, the window GAAACTATTAATTTAGGAAAGGAGTAGATTATATGAAAGAATTAGAAGGTATGAAGATTGGTTTTGCTTTATGTGGTTCATTTTGTACTATGGATAGAATATTTGACCCATTAAAACAATTAGTTGAAAATGGTGCTGATGTGTATCCTATAATGTCTAATAATGCATACACTATAGATACAAGATTCGGTAATGCGAAAGATTTTGTCAAGAGATTAGAAGATATGACTGGACACAAGGTTCAAACCAAAATAGAAGAAACTGAACCTATAGGTCCCAAAAAGTTGATTGATATGTTAGTTGTTGCTCCATGTACAGGTAATACGTTAGGAAAATTAGCTAATGCCATTACAGATACATCTGTATTGATGGCAATAAAGGCAAACCTCAGGAATTGTCGTCCAGTTGTAATTGCTATAGCGACTAATGATGGATTAGCCCTTAATTTCAAGAATTTTGGAACGCTCATGAATACTAGAAATATTTATTTTGTTCCATTTGGTCAAGATAACCATGTTTCTAAGAAAAATTCATTGGTAGCTAAGATGGACTTGATATATGATACGGTAAAAGAAGCTAAGGAAGGTAGGCAGATACAACCCGTCATCATACAATACTAATAGATAAAATCCTTTTCAAAATAATGAGTATATGGTATATTTAGTTAAAAGATATAGAAGAAAAGATACTTTCAAGGATACTTGCATATAAGGATTCCTTGAAATATTAATTATGGGGTGAATATATGAGGATTTTGATTCAAAAATTTGGCGGTACATCTATGGCAACAGAAGAAACAAGAAAAAATGTTGTTGATAAGATAACAGAAGCGAAGAAAGAATATGATAATGTTGTAGTAGTGGTTTCGGCAATTGGAAGATTAGGTGCTCCATATGCTACTGATTCACTACTACATTTAGTTAATTATAAGAATACATTATTATCGCCAAAAGAGATAGATCTGCTTATGTCAGTTGGCGAAATAATATCAGCACTCGTTATAACAAATACTTTGTTGGAAAATGGAATCAAAGCTTGTGCGTTGACTGGCGGTGGTGCTGGGATAGTCACTGACAACGATTTTAATAATGCTAATGTAATAGATATCAAAACAGAGCCTATAATAAAATTATTAAATGAAGGAATAATACCTGTTGTAGCAGGATTTCAAGGAGCAACAGTGGAAAATGAGATTACTACTCTTGGTAGAGGAGGAAGTGATACAACTGCTTCTTTACTTGGAGAAGCATTAGATGCTGATGCCATAGAAATATTTACTGATGTTGATGGTATAATGACTGCTGACCCTAGAATATGCAAGAGTGCGAAAATAATCGACGAAATCAGTTATAATGAAGTTTTTCAAATGGCTGGAAGTGGAGCGAAAGTTATACATCCTAGAGCTGTCGAGGTAGCAAGCAGATCAGGAATTCCATTAATCATCAAAAACACATTCAACGATTCTAGAGGAACAAGTATAAAAACATTCATCAAGTCCGAGAGAAAGAAGACGATACAAGACAAACTTATTACAAGTATCGCTCATAAAACCAATATAATTCAATTTTCCATACAAGGAGAAATTGATGATGAAAACTTCTTTACTGAACTTGCAAATGAAAATGTAAGTATCGATATCATTAATATATTTCCAGAACGAAAAGTATTTACAATAGATGATACTTGTAAAAATAAAGTGATAAAGTTAATAAATAAATATAATGCGCCTTATACATTTATAGATAATTGCTGCAAAGTAACAGTCATCGGTGAGAAAATAACTGGAGTTCCTGGTGTAATGGCTAAGATAATCAGATGTTTGAGCAAATCATCAGTGGAGATATTACAAACAGCAGATTCATTATCTACAATAGCTTGTCTAATTAAAGAAAAAGATCTTGAAATAGCCACAGAAGCTCTTCATAAAGAATTTATGCTTGGGTAATGTTAGTGGTTGTATATTGAACTTAATGAAATGTTTGCCTCCGTTAAGTTCAATATATAAATTCGTCTTAATAGTATGAATGAAATACTATATTTATTCGTATAATATATGTACAAATATAAATAATCGAAGGGCGAATAATAATGGATAAAAATATAAAGACGAATGAACAAAACAATAAAGATGAAAAAGCCGATCCACAAGAAGTCAAAGAATATGGACAAGTTACAATTGATAAAGAAGATGACAGAATTCATTGTTTAACCATTATCGGTCAGATAGAAGGTCATGTGTGTCTACCACAGCAAAATAAGACCACGAAATATGAACATGTATTACCACAGCTTGCTTCTATAGAAGAGAGTGATAGTATTGATGGGTTGTTATTACTTCTCAATACAGTTGGAGGAGATGTAGAAGCAGGACTAGCTATAGCTGAAATGATAGCTTCATTAAGCAAACCTACTGTTTCTATAGTTCTTGGTGGAGGACATTCCATTGGAGTACCTCTTGCAGTATCTACGAAGTATTCTTTTATTGTTCCTAGTTCTACAATGACAATACATCCAGTTAGGATGAGTGGAACGGTGATAGGTGTGCCACAGACGTTTGAATATTTTGATAAGATGCAGGATAGGATAGTAGATTTTGTTACAAGAAATTCTAAAATAACAAGAGATAGATTAAAACAACTTATGCTTGATACTGGTAAATTGGCAAAAGATGTAGGAACAATAATTGTTGGTGAAGAGGCTGTTGAGGAAGGTATAATAGATGAATTAGGCGGAATTGATAAAGCTATAAAGAAATTATATGAAATGATTGAGGAGAATAAAAAAGAAGGTGAAGATTAATGTATTATTCTATAATACCTTATGAACAATTATATCCTACAACAGAAGATGAATATAAATATGAAGAGTTGAATTATAACGGTAATACTGTACAAGTATATAAAAAAGATGACAAATATATAATAAAAAGAGTCATATCTACTGATTTAAAAGTATATCTTAATAAGGAACTAAGTCCCGGAAGTGAGTTGAAAATGTGATAGTGTTTAGATTCATGGGTTGAAATAATGTGACAAAAGGGTTAAAATATAACATGCATAGATATGAGGGGGATTTTTATGTCATTTTTTGAAGCGATTCTTATGGGAATCGTTCAAGGTTTAACTGAATTTCTACCTATTAGTAGCTCGGGGCATTTAGCTATATCAAGACATATATTGGACCTTCAACTGGACAACATTTTATTTGAGGTACTACTACATTTTGGAACTCTGATTGCAATAATTGCAGTATATTCCAAAGATGTATTGGAATTAATCATTAATGGACTGAAAATAATAGGTCGTTGCTTCAAATACATAATTACAAGTGTACAGAATTTAATCTACAACGATAACAAAAAAATTCCAAAGATCATCAAGGATGATAAAAGCAAGTTTGTTATACTTATCATTGTTGCTAGCATACCAACAGCTATTATAGGGCTTGTATTGGAAAAGGTTATCATAAAATCATTTGATATCTTGTTAGTACCAGGTATATGCTTGATAGTTACTGGATTTTTGCTTCAATCAACTAATAAGTTAAAAACAGGAACTAAAAAAGAAGGTAAAACATCTTATAAAGATGCTATTATAATAGGTGCATTTCAAGGTTTTGCTGGACTTCCGGGTATATCTCGGTCTGGTTCTACCATTGTTGCTTCACTGTTAAGAGGACTTAGCAGGGAGTTTGCTGTAAAATTTTCATTTTTAATGTCTTTACCAGCTGTGGTTGGGGCAATGATATTACAGTTAAGGGATTTACCTATGGAATCAATAGAAGCAGTTATTTCTGCGCCATATATAATAGGTATGGCTGTATCAGCTTTAGTTGGTTATCTATGTATCAAATTTTTAATCAAGTTGATTAAGAATAACAAATTGCATTATTTTGCATATTACTGTTTTGCAGTTGGTATAATTGTAATAATCGCATATTTTGTTAATTAGATTAACTTAATAATCATAAATAAGATTTATGGTTTTTCGAATAGACATATGAAAAAGGGGGTAGTGATATGGCACCAAAGAAAAAAACATCTACTAAATCTACTAGTAAGAAGACTACAACTAAAAAAAGAACATCTAAGAAAAAAGATGATGACTTGATTTTGAATGATCTCAAATATGAAATAATCGCTTTAATATTTTTTGCTTTTTCATTACTCATGTTTGTTAGTGTTTATTTAGATAAGGCAGGGGCATTAGGAAGAATCATCAATAACGTTTTTTTTGGATTGTTTGGAGTTAGTTCATACTTAATACCTATATTGATATTTTTAGCATCGTTTTTTAAAATATTCAATAAAGGAAATAAATTACTAAATAATCGTATCTACCTAAGTTGTATTTTATTGTTGACGATATCTATTTTTTCACACGTCATATATATAAAAGGAGTTCAGATCATAAAAGTAAGTGGATTGAATGGATTGTTACCAGCACTGGCTAATTATTATAAATTATCTACTACAAGAGTATCAGGTGGATATTTAGGAGGATTATTTGGTGATTTACTTATTTTATTTATAGGGAAAATTGGTACTTACATATTATTAGTGTTGATATTTATAATTCTCATAATATTATTAACACAAAAATCATTATTCAAGTTACTGAAATCAATTGGTATTAAAGTAAAAGACGGAAGTAAAAATGCAATAGAAAAAACTAGAGAAGCAAGAGAAACTATGATTAAGGAATATGATTCTACTGAAGAAGTAAATTCCAAGAAAGAAAAAGTTAGTTTCTTAAGTAAAGTTTCCCTAAGCATTGATGATAAACCTGTAGAGGATTTTTTAGAAGAAGATAAGGAAAATGATATAAAAGAGAAAAAAGAAGAAGTCGTACATAAAGCTATAGAAGAAAAATATGTACCACCTAAAAATGATGTGAAATCAAGTAAAGTATATGATGATAAAGAAAAAAATGTAGAAACGGGTATTATTATAGAAGAAGACACCCAGGCAGAAAAAGTAGAATACAAATTCCCTGCAATCGATTTATTGAAGAAGAATCCTCTTAGTGGAAATAAAGGATCAAAAAGCGCAATACTCAAGAATGCAGATAAATTAGAAAAAACTCTTGAAAGTTTTGGAGTCAGAGCAAAGGTACTAAATGTAAGTTGTGGACCAACAGTAACTAGATATGAGCTTCAACCGGAACAAGGTGTGAAAGTAAGTAAAATAGTTTCACTATCGGATGATATCGCTCTTAATCTTGCAGCATCCGGAATTAGAATTGAAGCGCCTATACCTGGTAAATCAGCTGTCGGTATAGAAGTACCTAACAAGGAAGTTAGTTCAGTATTTCTACGAGAAGTTATTGATACTAATGAATTCAAACAATTTCCTTCCAATGTAGCTTTTGCTTTAGGTAAAGATATTGCTGGTAAAGTAATCGTGGCAGATATAGCACGTATGCCTCATATGCTTATAGCTGGTGCCACTGGTTCAGGTAAAAGTGTATGTATCAATACCCTTATTACAAGTATCATCTATAAATCTACTCCAGAACAAGTGAAATTGGTGATGATTGACCCGAAAGTAGTAGAACTTAGTGTATATAATGGCATTCCACATCTTTTGATACCAGTTGTAACAGATCCTAAAAAAGCAGCAGGTGCACTTAACTGGGCAGTCAGTGAAATGTCAGATAGATATAAATTATTTGCAGCATCGAATGTAAGAGACGTAAAAGGTTATAATAAGTTAGTAGCCAAGAATGGTGAAGGAACTACATTACCACATATTATCATCATTGTAGATGAGTTAGCAGACCTTATGATGGTTGCTCCAAATGACGTGGAAGATGCAATTTGTAGATTAGCCCAAATGGCAAGGGCGGCAGGTATCCATTTGATTATTGCTACTCAAAGACCTTCTGTAGATGTAATTACAGGACTAATTAAAGCTAATATTCCATCAAGAATAGCTTTTTCTGTATCTTCAGGTACTGATTCAAGAACTATCATTGATATGAATGGTGCTGAGAAACTTCTTGGAAAGGGAGATATGCTTTTCTATCCAGTAGGTATACAAAAACCTCTTAGGGTACAAGGTGCTTTCATATCCGATAAAGAAGTTGAACATATTGTAGAATTTCTGAAAGAAAGTCAGAAAACAATATATAATGATAAGATAATGAAACAGATATCTAGCGGTAAATCAGTTCTTAATAAACAAGCTGACAAAGACGACTATTATAATGATGCATTAGAATTGGTTATTGAAAAACAGAAAGCTTCAGCTTCTATGATACAAAGAAGATTCAGGGTAGGTTATAATAGAGCTGCTAGAATTGTAGACCAGTTACATGAATCAGGGATTGTAGGTGGTGAAGAAGGAAGTAAACCTAGAAAAGTTTTAATAACCAAGGAAGAATATGAAGAAATGAAAAACCAAGCTTCTGCAACGTCTGAAGACAAATAGTAACTAATAGTGAAATGATATCTACATTAATTATGACTAACTTTTATTAGAAGGAGAAATGAAAATGAAAACTGATATTCAAATAGCTAATGAAGCTAGAATGAAACCTATAAGTGTAATTGCAGAAAAATTAGGTATGACAGATGATGACATTGAATTTTACGGAAAATATAAAGCTAAAATAACTGATGAATTGTATAAGAAAGTAGAAAATAATCAAGATGGAAAGTTGGTACTCGTTACAGCTATCAATCCAACACCAGCAGGTGAAGGAAAAACTACTACTTCAGTAGGTCTTGGGCAAGCTATGGGACAATTGGGTAAAAATGCTATTATTGCACTAAGAGAACCTTCACTAGGACCATGTATGGGTATAAAAGGTGGAGCAGCAGGTGGCGGATATGCACAAGTTGTGCCTATGGAAGATATTAATCTCCATTTTACTGGTGACATCCATGCAGTTAGTATAGCACATAATCTTTTATCTGCTATGTTGGATAATCACCTACAGCAAGGAAACAAATTAGGTATTGATTCTAGACAGATAGTATGGAAGAGAGTTGTAGATATGAATGATAGAGCTCTCAGAAGTATTGTAGTTGGTCTAGGTGGTAAAATGCAGGGAGTGCCAAGAGAAGATGGATTTATGATTACTGTCGCATCAGAAGTGATGGCTATATTATGTCTAGCTACTGATCTAGAAGATCTGAAATCAAGGTTAAGTAGAATTGTGGTTGCTTATACATACAATGGTGAGCCAGTAACAGCTGGAGATTTGAAGGCTCAAGGAGCAATGACTGCACTACTTAAAGATGCGTTGAAACCTAATCTTGTTCAGACTCTAGAAAATACACCTGCACTTATGCATGGTGGACCATTTGCAAATATAGCACATGGATGTAATAGTATCAGAGCAACAAAACTAGCATTGAAATTAAGCGATATCGTTATTACAGAAGCAGGATTCGGTGCTGATCTTGGTGCTGAGAAATTTTTAGATATAAAATGTAGAAAAGGTAATCTGAAACCAGATGCAATTGTTATTGTTGCAACTATCAGAGCGTTAAAGTATAATGGCGGTATAAGTAAACAAGAACTTGCGAAACCGGATGTTGATGCAGTCAATAGAGGTTTTGTCAATCTTGAGAAACATATAGAGAATCTTCAGCAATATGGAGTACCTATCATTGTTACCCTTAATTCTTTCATAACCGATTCTAAGGAAGAAATAACTTCTGTAAAAGAGAAATGTGAAGCGATGGGTTGTGAATTCGCTATTTCAGAGGTATGGGAAAAAGGCGGTAAAGGTGGTATAGAGTTAGCAGAAAAAGTATTGGAAACTCTAGATAATAAAAAAAGTGATTTTAAATTCTTATATGATGAAAATGATAGTATAGAAAATAAAATCGATTGTATAGCTACTAAGATATATGGGGCTAATAGTGTTAATTATACTCCAAAGGCTAAAAAATCCATTAAGAGAATAGTTGATATGGGACTTGATAAATTACCTATATGTATTGCTAAAACTCAATACTCATTTTCTGATAATGCTAAGTTGTTAGGTAGACCAGAAGGTTTTGACATAACAGTTAGAGAAGTCAATGTATCAGCTGGAGCAGGATTTATAGTAGCTATAACTGGAAATGTTATGACTATGCCTGGATTACCTAAAGTGCCAGCTGCAGAAAATATTGATGTAGATAAAAATGGTAAAATAAGTGGATTATTCTAGATAAATAGGGAGGAAATACTTATGAGCACTATCATAATCGATGGTAAAAAAACGTCAGGTCAAATTAAAGATGAACTAGCCAATGAAGTAGTTGGACTAAAGGAGAAAGGTGTTGAACCGACTCTTGCAGTTGTTTTAGTGGGTAGTGATCCTGCATCCCAAGTTTATGTTAAACATAAGAAAAAAGCTTGTGAATATATAGGAATGAGATCATTAGCTTATGAGCTTGATGAAAAAACTACAGAAGAAGCGCTTCTTGAATTGATCGATGAATTAAATAATAGAGATGATGTACATGGAATATTGGTTCAGTTACCACTTCCTAATCATATAGATGAAGAAAAAATTCTACTTGCGATTGACCCATCAAAAGATGTAGATGGTTTTCATCCTTACAGTGTA includes:
- a CDS encoding ClpP family protease; protein product: MDKNIKTNEQNNKDEKADPQEVKEYGQVTIDKEDDRIHCLTIIGQIEGHVCLPQQNKTTKYEHVLPQLASIEESDSIDGLLLLLNTVGGDVEAGLAIAEMIASLSKPTVSIVLGGGHSIGVPLAVSTKYSFIVPSSTMTIHPVRMSGTVIGVPQTFEYFDKMQDRIVDFVTRNSKITRDRLKQLMLDTGKLAKDVGTIIVGEEAVEEGIIDELGGIDKAIKKLYEMIEENKKEGED
- a CDS encoding YlzJ-like family protein — protein: MYYSIIPYEQLYPTTEDEYKYEELNYNGNTVQVYKKDDKYIIKRVISTDLKVYLNKELSPGSELKM
- a CDS encoding FtsK/SpoIIIE family DNA translocase, encoding MAPKKKTSTKSTSKKTTTKKRTSKKKDDDLILNDLKYEIIALIFFAFSLLMFVSVYLDKAGALGRIINNVFFGLFGVSSYLIPILIFLASFFKIFNKGNKLLNNRIYLSCILLLTISIFSHVIYIKGVQIIKVSGLNGLLPALANYYKLSTTRVSGGYLGGLFGDLLILFIGKIGTYILLVLIFIILIILLTQKSLFKLLKSIGIKVKDGSKNAIEKTREARETMIKEYDSTEEVNSKKEKVSFLSKVSLSIDDKPVEDFLEEDKENDIKEKKEEVVHKAIEEKYVPPKNDVKSSKVYDDKEKNVETGIIIEEDTQAEKVEYKFPAIDLLKKNPLSGNKGSKSAILKNADKLEKTLESFGVRAKVLNVSCGPTVTRYELQPEQGVKVSKIVSLSDDIALNLAASGIRIEAPIPGKSAVGIEVPNKEVSSVFLREVIDTNEFKQFPSNVAFALGKDIAGKVIVADIARMPHMLIAGATGSGKSVCINTLITSIIYKSTPEQVKLVMIDPKVVELSVYNGIPHLLIPVVTDPKKAAGALNWAVSEMSDRYKLFAASNVRDVKGYNKLVAKNGEGTTLPHIIIIVDELADLMMVAPNDVEDAICRLAQMARAAGIHLIIATQRPSVDVITGLIKANIPSRIAFSVSSGTDSRTIIDMNGAEKLLGKGDMLFYPVGIQKPLRVQGAFISDKEVEHIVEFLKESQKTIYNDKIMKQISSGKSVLNKQADKDDYYNDALELVIEKQKASASMIQRRFRVGYNRAARIVDQLHESGIVGGEEGSKPRKVLITKEEYEEMKNQASATSEDK
- a CDS encoding formate--tetrahydrofolate ligase, whose amino-acid sequence is MKTDIQIANEARMKPISVIAEKLGMTDDDIEFYGKYKAKITDELYKKVENNQDGKLVLVTAINPTPAGEGKTTTSVGLGQAMGQLGKNAIIALREPSLGPCMGIKGGAAGGGYAQVVPMEDINLHFTGDIHAVSIAHNLLSAMLDNHLQQGNKLGIDSRQIVWKRVVDMNDRALRSIVVGLGGKMQGVPREDGFMITVASEVMAILCLATDLEDLKSRLSRIVVAYTYNGEPVTAGDLKAQGAMTALLKDALKPNLVQTLENTPALMHGGPFANIAHGCNSIRATKLALKLSDIVITEAGFGADLGAEKFLDIKCRKGNLKPDAIVIVATIRALKYNGGISKQELAKPDVDAVNRGFVNLEKHIENLQQYGVPIIVTLNSFITDSKEEITSVKEKCEAMGCEFAISEVWEKGGKGGIELAEKVLETLDNKKSDFKFLYDENDSIENKIDCIATKIYGANSVNYTPKAKKSIKRIVDMGLDKLPICIAKTQYSFSDNAKLLGRPEGFDITVREVNVSAGAGFIVAITGNVMTMPGLPKVPAAENIDVDKNGKISGLF
- a CDS encoding dipicolinate synthase subunit B; its protein translation is MKELEGMKIGFALCGSFCTMDRIFDPLKQLVENGADVYPIMSNNAYTIDTRFGNAKDFVKRLEDMTGHKVQTKIEETEPIGPKKLIDMLVVAPCTGNTLGKLANAITDTSVLMAIKANLRNCRPVVIAIATNDGLALNFKNFGTLMNTRNIYFVPFGQDNHVSKKNSLVAKMDLIYDTVKEAKEGRQIQPVIIQY
- the dapG gene encoding aspartate kinase, yielding MRILIQKFGGTSMATEETRKNVVDKITEAKKEYDNVVVVVSAIGRLGAPYATDSLLHLVNYKNTLLSPKEIDLLMSVGEIISALVITNTLLENGIKACALTGGGAGIVTDNDFNNANVIDIKTEPIIKLLNEGIIPVVAGFQGATVENEITTLGRGGSDTTASLLGEALDADAIEIFTDVDGIMTADPRICKSAKIIDEISYNEVFQMAGSGAKVIHPRAVEVASRSGIPLIIKNTFNDSRGTSIKTFIKSERKKTIQDKLITSIAHKTNIIQFSIQGEIDDENFFTELANENVSIDIINIFPERKVFTIDDTCKNKVIKLINKYNAPYTFIDNCCKVTVIGEKITGVPGVMAKIIRCLSKSSVEILQTADSLSTIACLIKEKDLEIATEALHKEFMLG
- a CDS encoding undecaprenyl-diphosphate phosphatase, with the translated sequence MSFFEAILMGIVQGLTEFLPISSSGHLAISRHILDLQLDNILFEVLLHFGTLIAIIAVYSKDVLELIINGLKIIGRCFKYIITSVQNLIYNDNKKIPKIIKDDKSKFVILIIVASIPTAIIGLVLEKVIIKSFDILLVPGICLIVTGFLLQSTNKLKTGTKKEGKTSYKDAIIIGAFQGFAGLPGISRSGSTIVASLLRGLSREFAVKFSFLMSLPAVVGAMILQLRDLPMESIEAVISAPYIIGMAVSALVGYLCIKFLIKLIKNNKLHYFAYYCFAVGIIVIIAYFVN